Genomic segment of Candidatus Methylomirabilis tolerans:
GGTGTGTCGCGGTCTGCGTTGAGTAATCTGGTGAACGAGAATGCTGACCTGTCGTGGGACATGGCTATTCGCCTGGCCAAGGCATTTGGCGGTACGCCGGACGGATGGATGCGGTTACAGTTTCAGTATGATGCGGCCCGGGTGGCAGAACGGTCCAAACATATCAAGGTGAAGACTTTTGCCGCGGATAGGGTTTGTGTGTAGGGCGTGCTGCTGGCTGTGCCCCCCAAAGGCAGGGCAAGCCCTGCCTTTACACAGAGACCAATCTGGACAATGGCGAGATTGCTTCGCCCGGCTCGCAATGGCAGGGCTAGAGTCTAGGCCAATAGACCGTCGGAGGTATGCGTGGAACAGAAGCGGAAGATAGCACTAGTGGTAGCGCTACTGGCACTGGCTGGTGCGGCGCTCTTCGTCGGCTGGGAGCTAGTCCGCGAAAAGGGGGGTGGCGAGGATTTGGTGGCCAACGGAACTATCGAGGCTACCGAGGTCGAGGTCAGCTCGAAACTGCCTGGTCGTCTCGCTCAACTCCTGGTGAAGGAAGGGGACCAGGTCCAGGCAAATCAAGTCATTGCTCGACTCGACACGTCAGAAATCGAGGCAGAGGTAGCGCAACAGCAGGCGGCACTGGCCAGAGCCGAGGCGCAGCTCAAGGAGCAGCTCGCCGGCTCGCGCCTCCAGGAAATCGAAGAGGCCCGCGCCAACCTGCAGCAGGCCGAGGATACCCTGAAGCTGGCGAGAGACGATTGGAGCCGATTTGATACCCTTTTCAAAGAAGGGGCCATCTCAGCGCAAGAGCGAGATCGCGCCAAGAACAGCGTCGAGATCGCGCAGAGCCAGGTCAAGGCAGCGCAAGAACGATATGCGCTGGTGAGGATCGGGCCTCGATCGGAGGTGATTGAGGCGGCCCGCCACGAACGCGATCGGGCGAAGGCGGCGCTTCACATGGCCCAGTTCCGACTTCGCGACAGCACCATCCTGGCGCCCCTCGCTGCCATTGCCCTCACTAAGCGGGCCGAACAAGGAGAGGTCGTCAATCCCGGCTTTCCCATCCTGATCCTCATTGATCCGGATGATCTGTGGCTTCGCGTCTACATCCCGGAGTCGGAGATTGGATTGGTGAGCATCGGCCAGGCCGCGGCGGTCACTGTCGATTCATTTCCGAATCGGCGCTTCGAAGGGAAGGTGATCGAGATCAGCTCGAAGGCCGAATTTACCCCCCGCACGGTCCAGACCAAGAAGGAGCGTGTGAACCTGGTCTTCGGGGTTAAGATTAGCCTGGACAACCGCGAGCGCCTGCTGAAGCCAGGGATGCCGGCCGATGCCGAGATCAAGGTAAGAGGCGACGGGATAAAGCGAACCAGCCGTCGACCGTCCGCCCGTTGGAGTCCCCTTAATGGCTGAGTTCGACTTCGATCACTACGCCATCATTACCAAAGGTCTGACCAAGCGATTCGGCAAGATCGTCGCCGTAGACCATGTAGACCTGAAGATTAAGAGAGGTGAGATCTATGGATTCCTCGGTCCCAACGGGGCCGGGAAGTCCACCACCATCCGGATGCTCTGCGGCCTCATGGACCCGACGGAAGGGACAGGGTATGTGCTAGGCCACGAAATCACCGCGGAGCCGGAGCGAATTAAGGAGAAGATCGGCTACATGTCCCAACGGTTCAGCCTGTACGAAGACCTGACCGTCAGGGAAAACCTCGACTTCTACGCCAGCCTCTACTCGGTCCCGAATGGGATCAAGAAGGCCCGAATTGAGCAGATGATCCAGATGGCCGATCTGACCGGACGTGAGGACACGCTGGCAGCCCATCTGTCAGGCGGCTGGAAGCAACGACTGGCCCTAGGGTGCAGTATCATTCATAAGCCGGAGTTGCTCTTCCTGGATGAGCCGACCGCAGGGGTTGACCCGGTCTCCCGCCGCAACTTTTGGGACCTGATCTACCGACTCTCCGAGGAGGGGATCACCATCGTGGCCACCACCCACTACATGGATGAGGCGGAGCACTGCGACAGTCTGGGATTTATCTACCAGGGTCGGATTGCAGCCCAGGGCAGTCGTGAGGAGATCAAGGCGAATGCCCTCAAAGGCCAGGTCATCGAGATCGAATGCCAGCCGATGCGGGAGGCCACGATATTCCTTGAAACACTTCCCGGCGTGGCGGAGGTCGTCCGATTCGGGAACACGATCCACGTTGTCACGGAGGACAGGAGCCTGTCACCCACTGAGGTGGAGACCCGCCTGATCGGTGAGCAGCTCAAGGTCAACCGGGTTGAGGCGGCGACCCCGTCGATCGAGGATATCTTTGTCTCATTCGTCGGTCTGGTCGACCGGCGCTCCCTCCGGGCGCAACTCAAGCGAATGCGGGAGGGCGGGATATGAGGTCACGTCTGCTCGGTATGATCCGCAAGGAGTTTATCCAGATGTGGCGCGACCGCTTTACGCTGGGGATGATGCTGTTTATGCCGATGATGGTCCTCGGCATCATCGGCTGGGCCATCAATACCGACGTCAAGCATATGCCGACTGCTGTCCTCGATCAGTCCCGGACGCCTGAGAGTCGAGATCTCCTCCATGCGTTTACCAATTCTCAGTATTTCAACCTCGACTATCATGTGGACAGCTATGAACGGATCACATACCTCATCGACGGCGGCAGCGCAAAGGTTGGGATTATCCTGCCTCCTGACTATGCCCGCTCGCTGCGACAGCAGCGCGTGGCTCAGATCCAGGTAATTGTGGACGCCTCAGACCCGCTGGTGGCGACATCAGCCATCAACGCGGCCAACGCCATCGGTCAGGTCGGTTCGCTCAAGATCGCGTCAGAAACGCTCCAGCGGAGCGCCGGTCGGGTCACACCCCCGACTCCACTGGATGTCCGAGTCCGGGCCTGGTATAACCCGGACCTCGTGAGCGCCATCTTCATTATTCCGGGCCTGCTGAGCTTCATCCTGATGCAAACCACCATCACCATCGTTGCGATGGTCGTGGTACGGGAGCGTGAGCGCGGAACGCTTGAGGCGCTGATCGTCAGCCCGCTGCGCCGCTGGGAGTTGATGATCGGGAAGATTGTGCCGAATGTCGTCATCGCCTATGCGCAGATGACATTCGCCCTCGTGTTCGGCGTCTGGTTCTTTGATATCCCGATACGCGGCAGTTTGCCCCTTCTGTACTTTCTGTCTCTGTTCTTCATCATGGGGACCTTGGGTCTCGGCATCCTGTTATCCACTATCGCCAGGAGCCAGCATCAGGCCATGCAGCTCGCGTATTTCATCTTTGTTCCGTCGGTCTATCTCTCCGGCGTGCTCTTCCCGATCGAGGGAATGCCGCCCTTAGCCAAGAGTATTGCGTATGTGATTCCTCTCACCTATTACGTGGAGATTGTCCGGGGGATCATGCTGAAGGGGATCGGGATCTCCTATCTCTGGACTCACCTGCTGGTCCTCACCGCCATCGGGGCGATCCTGATCACGACAAGCATTCTCCGATTCCATAAGAAGCTCGGCTGAAAGCTGGATTGTGGACGAGGCAGGCCGGCCGGATTATCATAATCACCGGATTGTTGGTGGTAGGATTTTCACGATCACGCGCCGGTTATCGTTCCCGGACCCAGCAGAGCCTCTACCTCTTGTCTGAGCTGTTCGTTCGCTGCGACGGTCATGTCCGGCGAGGCGGCAATGGTCACCTGGGCGCCTGGCGCAACGCTCAGATGGAGCCTGACAGGAACGGATCCCGGGAATCTCAACAACAGGCTTTTCAACTGCTCCAGCCGTGGGTCGGACAGGTGTGCCTCCTCTACGGTGATCTCCACCATCGACTTTCCGTTGCGTCTGGCGTTCGCGAGAGGGCTCACTTCTGCCAAGAGCAATTTGACCACCTCTTCACCCACATCCACCTGTCCCTTGACCAGGATAGCCGTACCCTTCACCAGGTGGAGCAGGTTCGCCTTGTACAGCTCAGGGAATGCCACCGCCTCCACCGTCCCGGCCATATCTTCTAGCGTGACGAAGGCCATTCGCTCTCCGTTCTTTGTCGTGATCTCTTTGATGGCGATCACGATAGCGCAGAGCGTGACTGTCTCTTTGTCCTGGCAGGCCGCAAGACGATCAGTGGGGACAGCCGCCACCTTTGCGATAACATCGCGATAATCGGCCAGCGGGTGGCCGGTGACGTAGAAGCCCAACGTCTCCTTTTCGGCGGCCAAGCGTCGATGTGGCGCCCACTCCGGGATGGCCGGCAGTGCCCCCATCTGGTGGCTGAGCCCACCCTTCGCCTCTAAGACATCCAACAGTGAGACTTGGCCTTGGACCCGCTCCCGCTGCGCGCCGGCGCCGGCTTCCATCGCCTTATCCGCCACGGCCATGAGCTGGGCCCTCGCCGCCCCAAGGGAGTCAAATGCCCCGCACTTGATCAGACTCTCAACCACCCGTTTATTGACCAGACGCAGATCTACTCGCTCGCAGAAGTCAAAGAGGGACCGGAAAGGACCCTTATCCCGTCGTGTGGCCAGTATCGACTGGATAGCTGTCTCACCGACGTTCTTGATGGCAACCAGCCCGAATCGAATCTGCTCCCCCGTGACCGCAAAGCTGCTCTCCGATTCGTTGACATCCGGCGGCAGGACCGTAATCCCCATCTGCTTGCACTCGTCGATGTACGTGACGATCTTGTCAGTGTTCGCCATCTCTGAGGTCAGGAGGGCCGCCATGAACTCAACCGGGTAATGGGCCTTCAGATAGGCGGTCTGATAGGCTAAGAGGGCGTAAGAGGTCGCGTGGGGTTTATTGAAGGCATACCCCGCAAAGGGAGCCATCTTGTCAAAGATCTTTTGTGCGGTCCGTGCCAGGATCTTTTTCTCCTTCGCCCCGTCGACGAACTTCTTGCGCTGTTGATCCATCATCTCCGGGTCTTTCTTACCCATCGCCTTGCGCAGCACATCCGCTTCTCCCATCGAGAAGCCGGCGAGATCCGAGGCGATCCGCATCACCTGTTCCTGGTAGACCATGATCCCGTAGGTCTCTTTCAGAATCGCCTCCATCAACGGGTGGTCGTAACTGATCTTGACCTTCCCGTTCTTGCGG
This window contains:
- a CDS encoding HigA family addiction module antidote protein, with protein sequence MKMKNPPHPGFSVRVDCLEPHGLSVTEGAKILGVSRSALSNLVNENADLSWDMAIRLAKAFGGTPDGWMRLQFQYDAARVAERSKHIKVKTFAADRVCV
- a CDS encoding efflux RND transporter periplasmic adaptor subunit — its product is MEQKRKIALVVALLALAGAALFVGWELVREKGGGEDLVANGTIEATEVEVSSKLPGRLAQLLVKEGDQVQANQVIARLDTSEIEAEVAQQQAALARAEAQLKEQLAGSRLQEIEEARANLQQAEDTLKLARDDWSRFDTLFKEGAISAQERDRAKNSVEIAQSQVKAAQERYALVRIGPRSEVIEAARHERDRAKAALHMAQFRLRDSTILAPLAAIALTKRAEQGEVVNPGFPILILIDPDDLWLRVYIPESEIGLVSIGQAAAVTVDSFPNRRFEGKVIEISSKAEFTPRTVQTKKERVNLVFGVKISLDNRERLLKPGMPADAEIKVRGDGIKRTSRRPSARWSPLNG
- a CDS encoding ABC transporter ATP-binding protein gives rise to the protein MAEFDFDHYAIITKGLTKRFGKIVAVDHVDLKIKRGEIYGFLGPNGAGKSTTIRMLCGLMDPTEGTGYVLGHEITAEPERIKEKIGYMSQRFSLYEDLTVRENLDFYASLYSVPNGIKKARIEQMIQMADLTGREDTLAAHLSGGWKQRLALGCSIIHKPELLFLDEPTAGVDPVSRRNFWDLIYRLSEEGITIVATTHYMDEAEHCDSLGFIYQGRIAAQGSREEIKANALKGQVIEIECQPMREATIFLETLPGVAEVVRFGNTIHVVTEDRSLSPTEVETRLIGEQLKVNRVEAATPSIEDIFVSFVGLVDRRSLRAQLKRMREGGI
- a CDS encoding ABC transporter permease, whose protein sequence is MRSRLLGMIRKEFIQMWRDRFTLGMMLFMPMMVLGIIGWAINTDVKHMPTAVLDQSRTPESRDLLHAFTNSQYFNLDYHVDSYERITYLIDGGSAKVGIILPPDYARSLRQQRVAQIQVIVDASDPLVATSAINAANAIGQVGSLKIASETLQRSAGRVTPPTPLDVRVRAWYNPDLVSAIFIIPGLLSFILMQTTITIVAMVVVRERERGTLEALIVSPLRRWELMIGKIVPNVVIAYAQMTFALVFGVWFFDIPIRGSLPLLYFLSLFFIMGTLGLGILLSTIARSQHQAMQLAYFIFVPSVYLSGVLFPIEGMPPLAKSIAYVIPLTYYVEIVRGIMLKGIGISYLWTHLLVLTAIGAILITTSILRFHKKLG